In Promicromonospora sp. Populi, one genomic interval encodes:
- the zwf gene encoding glucose-6-phosphate dehydrogenase, which produces MRPAKIAQGVNPLRDPLDLRLPRIAGPSGLVIFGVTGDLARKKLMPAVYDLANRGLLPPGFALTGFARRDWADQDFAQVVHDAVKEHARTPFREATWRQLAEGIRFVQGSFDDDAAFERLRETVETLDKERGTGGNHAFYLSVPPAAFPVVCRQLAKHGLSRPDDDADGDGVDAWRRVVIEKPFGHDLASARELDAVVSEVFEPESVFRIDHYLGKETVQNLLALRFANTMFEPIWNSSYVDHVQITMAEDIGIGGRAGYYDGIGAARDVIQNHLIQLLALVAMEEPVNFDAPELRAEKIKVLSSVRLPRDLGKHTARGQYEGGWQGGDEVPGFLEEDGIAKDSTTETFAAVRVDVDNRRWAGVPFYLRHGKRLGRRVTEVAVVFKKAPHLPFESSLTSELGNNALVIRVQPDEGVTMRFGAKVPGTAMQVRDVTMDFGYGHSFTESSPEAYERLILDVLLGDPPLFPTREEVELSWKILDPITSYWARKGQPEPYASGTWGPASADAMMERDGRTWRRP; this is translated from the coding sequence GTGAGGCCGGCAAAGATCGCGCAGGGCGTCAACCCCCTGCGCGACCCCCTCGACCTGCGGCTGCCCCGCATCGCGGGCCCGAGCGGCCTGGTGATCTTCGGCGTGACGGGCGACCTGGCACGCAAGAAGCTGATGCCCGCCGTCTACGACCTCGCCAACCGCGGCCTGCTCCCGCCGGGCTTCGCCCTGACGGGTTTCGCCCGGCGCGACTGGGCGGACCAGGACTTCGCGCAGGTGGTGCACGACGCCGTCAAGGAGCACGCCCGTACCCCCTTCCGGGAGGCCACGTGGCGCCAGCTCGCCGAGGGCATCCGGTTCGTGCAGGGCTCGTTCGACGACGACGCCGCGTTCGAGCGGCTTCGCGAGACCGTCGAGACCCTCGACAAGGAGCGCGGCACCGGCGGCAACCACGCGTTCTACCTGTCGGTCCCCCCGGCGGCGTTCCCCGTGGTCTGCCGGCAGCTCGCCAAGCACGGGCTGTCGCGGCCCGACGACGACGCGGACGGCGACGGCGTGGACGCCTGGCGGCGGGTGGTCATCGAGAAGCCGTTCGGCCACGACCTGGCCAGCGCGCGCGAGCTCGACGCCGTCGTCTCCGAGGTCTTCGAGCCCGAGTCGGTGTTCCGCATCGACCACTACCTGGGCAAGGAGACCGTCCAGAACCTGCTGGCGCTGCGGTTCGCGAACACGATGTTCGAGCCCATCTGGAACTCGAGCTACGTGGACCACGTGCAGATCACGATGGCCGAGGACATCGGCATCGGCGGCCGCGCCGGCTACTACGACGGGATCGGCGCCGCGCGCGACGTCATCCAGAACCACCTGATCCAGCTCCTGGCGCTGGTGGCGATGGAGGAGCCCGTCAACTTCGACGCCCCCGAGCTGCGCGCCGAGAAGATCAAGGTGCTCTCGTCCGTGCGCCTGCCGCGGGACCTCGGCAAGCACACCGCCCGCGGCCAGTACGAGGGCGGCTGGCAGGGCGGCGACGAGGTGCCCGGCTTCCTCGAGGAGGACGGCATCGCGAAGGACTCCACCACGGAGACCTTCGCCGCCGTCCGGGTCGACGTCGACAACCGCCGCTGGGCGGGTGTCCCGTTCTACCTGCGGCACGGCAAGCGCCTGGGCCGCCGGGTCACCGAGGTGGCAGTGGTGTTCAAGAAGGCGCCGCACCTGCCGTTCGAGTCGTCGCTGACGTCCGAGCTCGGCAACAACGCCCTGGTCATCCGCGTGCAGCCCGACGAGGGCGTCACCATGCGGTTCGGCGCCAAGGTGCCGGGCACGGCGATGCAGGTGCGCGACGTGACGATGGACTTCGGGTACGGGCACTCGTTCACCGAGTCCTCCCCCGAGGCCTACGAGCGACTCATCCTGGACGTGCTGCTCGGCGACCCGCCGCTGTTCCCGACGCGGGAGGAGGTCGAGCTCTCCTGGAAGATCCTCGACCCGATCACGTCCTACTGGGCGCGCAAGGGCCAGCCGGAGCCGTACGCGTCGGGCACCTGGGGTCCGGCGTCGGCCGACGCCATGATGGAACGCGACGGCAGGACCTGGAGGCGACCATGA
- the tpiA gene encoding triose-phosphate isomerase, whose protein sequence is MAGNWKMNLDHQQAISTVQKLSWSLKDAKHDYQAVEVAVLPPFTDLRSVQTLVDGDKLELVYGAQDLSKHESGAYTGEVSGAMLSKLGCTYVAIGHSERREHHAETDDVVNAKVRAAFAHGLTPILCVGEGLEVRKAGDQVSYTLAQVEAALADVPAEQVAQIVVAYEPVWAIGTGEVATPEDAQEVCGAIRRVLGELCGADVAAGVRVLYGGSVKSGNVAQIMAQPDVDGALVGGASLDPEEFARIARYQSHVTA, encoded by the coding sequence ATGGCGGGCAACTGGAAGATGAACCTGGACCACCAGCAGGCGATCAGCACGGTCCAGAAGCTCTCCTGGTCCCTGAAGGACGCCAAGCACGACTACCAGGCGGTCGAGGTGGCGGTGCTGCCGCCGTTCACCGACCTGCGGTCGGTGCAGACGCTCGTCGACGGCGACAAGCTGGAGCTCGTCTACGGCGCCCAGGATCTCTCCAAGCACGAGTCCGGCGCGTACACCGGTGAGGTCTCCGGGGCGATGCTGTCGAAGCTGGGCTGCACCTACGTGGCGATCGGGCACTCGGAGCGGCGCGAGCACCACGCGGAGACCGACGACGTCGTGAACGCCAAGGTGCGTGCCGCCTTCGCCCACGGCCTGACCCCGATCCTGTGCGTCGGCGAGGGCCTGGAGGTCCGTAAGGCCGGCGACCAGGTGTCCTACACGCTGGCGCAGGTCGAGGCCGCGCTGGCGGACGTCCCGGCCGAGCAGGTCGCGCAGATCGTCGTCGCCTACGAGCCCGTCTGGGCCATCGGCACCGGCGAGGTCGCCACCCCGGAGGACGCGCAGGAGGTGTGCGGCGCGATCCGCCGCGTGCTCGGCGAGCTGTGCGGCGCCGACGTCGCCGCGGGCGTGCGGGTGCTGTACGGCGGCTCGGTGAAGTCGGGCAACGTCGCGCAGATCATGGCGCAGCCCGACGTCGACGGCGCCCTGGTCGGCGGCGCGAGCCTGGACCCGGAAGAGTTCGCGAGAATTGCCCGCTACCAGTCCCACGTAACGGCCTGA
- the whiA gene encoding DNA-binding protein WhiA — protein MALTGQVKEELARVRVAKTSCRKAEVSATLRFSGGLHIISGRVVIEAELDTEAGATRLRHAIHDLYGHTSELIVVQAGGLRKSSRFVVRVVREGESLARQTGLLDARGRPVRGLAPEVVSAGVQEAEAVWRGAFLAHGSLTEPGRSMALEVTSPGPEAALALVGAARRLGVAAKSREVRGIDRVVIRDGDSIGRMLERVGAPETLKVWEERRERREVRGTANRLANFDDANLRRSARAAVAAGARVQRAFEILGDELPEHLRQAGELRLAHKQASLEELGRLAEPQLSKDAVAGRIRRLLSTADKRALELGIPDTEAGLPADLLDL, from the coding sequence ATGGCGCTCACGGGACAGGTCAAGGAGGAGCTCGCGCGGGTGAGGGTGGCGAAGACGTCGTGCCGCAAGGCCGAGGTCTCCGCGACGCTGAGGTTCTCCGGCGGGCTCCACATCATCTCCGGTCGGGTCGTGATCGAGGCTGAGCTCGACACCGAGGCGGGGGCCACCCGGCTGCGGCATGCCATCCACGACCTGTACGGGCACACGAGCGAGCTCATCGTCGTCCAGGCCGGTGGCCTGCGGAAGAGCTCGCGGTTCGTGGTGCGCGTGGTGCGCGAGGGCGAGTCGCTCGCCCGCCAGACCGGCCTCCTCGACGCCCGCGGCCGCCCCGTCCGCGGACTTGCGCCCGAGGTCGTGTCCGCCGGGGTGCAGGAGGCCGAGGCCGTGTGGCGCGGCGCCTTCCTGGCGCACGGCTCCCTGACCGAACCCGGCCGCTCCATGGCGCTCGAAGTGACCAGCCCCGGGCCGGAGGCGGCGCTCGCGCTCGTCGGTGCGGCCCGCCGGCTGGGCGTCGCTGCGAAGTCCCGCGAGGTGCGCGGGATCGACCGCGTGGTCATCCGCGACGGCGACTCCATCGGGCGGATGCTGGAGCGCGTCGGCGCGCCCGAGACCCTCAAGGTCTGGGAGGAGCGCCGGGAGCGCCGCGAGGTGCGCGGCACCGCCAACCGTCTGGCGAACTTCGACGACGCGAACCTGCGCCGCTCCGCCCGCGCCGCCGTCGCGGCGGGTGCGCGCGTCCAGCGGGCCTTCGAGATCCTGGGCGACGAGCTGCCGGAGCACCTGCGCCAGGCCGGCGAGCTGCGGCTCGCGCACAAGCAGGCGTCGCTCGAGGAGCTGGGCCGCCTGGCCGAGCCGCAGCTGTCGAAGGACGCCGTGGCGGGCCGGATCCGCCGGCTGCTGTCGACCGCGGACAAGCGCGCTCTTGAGCTGGGTATCCCAGACACCGAGGCCGGGCTCCCCGCGGACCTGCTCGACCTGTGA
- a CDS encoding RNA polymerase-binding protein RbpA: MASGGHAIRGSRVGAGPLGETERGDTAPRIRVSYWCANGHETAPSFSVGEDVEAPTQWDCPRCGFPAGMDPVNPPAPVRNEPYKTHLAYVKERRSEEDGAALLEEALEALRIRRGGRVAS, from the coding sequence GTGGCATCAGGTGGTCATGCGATTCGGGGGAGCAGGGTAGGTGCAGGCCCCCTCGGGGAGACGGAGCGCGGCGACACTGCGCCACGTATCCGGGTTTCTTACTGGTGTGCCAACGGGCACGAGACAGCACCGAGCTTCTCGGTGGGCGAGGACGTGGAGGCTCCCACGCAGTGGGACTGCCCCCGTTGCGGGTTCCCCGCAGGGATGGATCCGGTCAATCCGCCGGCTCCCGTGCGGAACGAGCCGTACAAGACGCACCTTGCCTACGTGAAGGAGCGCCGGTCCGAGGAGGACGGCGCCGCCCTCCTGGAGGAGGCGCTGGAGGCACTGCGGATCCGCCGTGGCGGACGCGTAGCAAGCTAA
- the secG gene encoding preprotein translocase subunit SecG produces MDALRIILLVLLVLTSGFLTMLILLHKGKGGGMSDMFGGGISMGAGSSGVAERNLNRITVGFALVWAVVIVLLGLIQRVS; encoded by the coding sequence GTGGACGCGCTCCGCATCATCCTTCTGGTCCTGCTGGTCCTGACCAGCGGCTTCTTGACCATGCTCATCCTGCTCCACAAGGGCAAGGGTGGCGGGATGTCTGACATGTTCGGTGGCGGTATCTCGATGGGCGCCGGTTCGTCCGGCGTGGCCGAGCGGAACCTCAACCGCATCACCGTTGGCTTCGCCCTGGTGTGGGCCGTGGTGATCGTGCTGCTCGGGCTCATCCAGCGGGTCAGCTGA
- the pgk gene encoding phosphoglycerate kinase has product MKTIDSLGDLRGKRVLVRSDFNVPLDGTTITDDGRIRAALPTLQRLTGAGARVVVLAHLGRPKGTPDPQYSLAPVAARLGELLGQDVPLAEDLVGPSAKATVEALADGQVALLENVRFDARETSKVDAERAELAGELAQLADAFVSDGFGVVHRKQASVYDVAQVLPAAAGDLVLNEVESLSKATGDPERPYAVVLGGSKVSDKLGVIANLLTKADRLLIGGGMVFTFLAAKGLSVGNSLLETDQVEAVKGYLASAEENGVEIVLPVDIVAADSFAADAAHRTVAADAIPDGTMGLDIGPESGKLFAQKLADAKTIAWNGPMGVFEFEAFAAGTKAVAQGIIDATAAGAFSIVGGGDSAAAVRALGFDEAGFSHISTGGGASLELLEGKELPGLTVLAD; this is encoded by the coding sequence ATGAAGACCATCGACTCCCTCGGCGACCTGCGCGGCAAGCGCGTCCTGGTCCGCTCCGACTTCAACGTGCCGCTCGACGGGACGACCATCACGGACGACGGCCGCATCCGCGCCGCGCTGCCCACGCTGCAGCGGCTGACCGGTGCCGGTGCCCGCGTCGTCGTGCTGGCGCACCTCGGCCGCCCCAAGGGCACGCCGGACCCCCAGTACTCCCTCGCGCCCGTCGCGGCCCGCCTGGGCGAGCTGCTCGGCCAGGACGTCCCGCTCGCCGAGGACCTCGTCGGCCCGTCGGCGAAGGCGACGGTCGAGGCCCTGGCCGACGGCCAGGTCGCCCTCCTGGAGAACGTCCGGTTCGACGCGCGCGAGACCTCGAAGGTCGACGCCGAGCGCGCCGAGCTCGCCGGTGAGCTCGCGCAGCTCGCGGACGCGTTCGTCTCGGACGGCTTCGGTGTGGTGCACCGCAAGCAGGCGTCGGTGTACGACGTCGCGCAGGTGCTGCCTGCCGCGGCCGGTGACCTGGTACTGAACGAGGTCGAGTCGCTGTCGAAGGCGACCGGCGACCCGGAGCGCCCCTACGCCGTGGTGCTCGGCGGCTCCAAGGTGTCCGACAAGCTCGGCGTCATCGCGAACCTCCTGACCAAGGCCGACCGCCTGCTCATCGGCGGCGGCATGGTCTTCACGTTCCTCGCGGCCAAGGGCCTGTCGGTGGGCAACAGCCTGCTGGAGACCGACCAGGTCGAGGCCGTCAAGGGCTACCTCGCCTCGGCGGAGGAGAACGGCGTCGAGATCGTGCTGCCGGTCGACATCGTCGCGGCGGACTCCTTCGCCGCGGACGCGGCGCACCGGACCGTCGCCGCGGACGCGATCCCGGACGGCACCATGGGGCTCGACATCGGCCCGGAGTCGGGCAAGCTGTTCGCGCAGAAGCTCGCCGACGCCAAGACCATCGCCTGGAACGGTCCCATGGGCGTCTTCGAGTTCGAGGCGTTCGCCGCGGGCACCAAGGCCGTGGCGCAGGGCATCATCGACGCGACGGCCGCGGGCGCCTTCTCGATCGTGGGCGGCGGTGACTCGGCAGCGGCCGTGCGTGCGCTCGGCTTCGACGAGGCCGGGTTCAGCCACATCTCCACCGGCGGCGGCGCCAGCCTGGAGCTGCTGGAGGGCAAGGAGCTCCCCGGCCTGACCGTCCTCGCCGACTGA
- a CDS encoding DUF1684 domain-containing protein, whose amino-acid sequence MTEALHTRAVGTAVDDAAADAVREHAAWRAARERELREPHGWLSPTALLWPTAKPGRLPGLPGEWWVADGILYTRPVPGDTAVLAGERVEPDGPTAVGVGEGRSRIIGTFVPEDRGGPAAGADDAEVAVEVVVRTGRYGVRPRDPQAATRTGFTGVPSFDYDPAWVLDAPVRWYDEPESVAVGSAQPGLVHHVEVFGEVDVVHDGRSATVSLTGTLTSPTIVFSDEADGVASWRAVVVTTSDQADADADADADADADERADEAAPATSDTLRLDLNRAVNLPHAFTDFSTSAAPLRGNHLPFAVTAGEKAPR is encoded by the coding sequence ATGACCGAGGCTCTGCACACCCGAGCCGTCGGCACTGCCGTCGACGACGCTGCCGCCGACGCCGTCCGCGAGCATGCGGCCTGGCGCGCCGCCCGCGAGCGCGAGCTGCGCGAGCCGCACGGGTGGCTGAGCCCGACCGCGCTGCTGTGGCCCACGGCGAAGCCGGGGCGCCTGCCCGGCCTGCCCGGCGAGTGGTGGGTCGCCGACGGGATCCTGTACACCCGGCCGGTGCCGGGCGATACGGCGGTGCTGGCGGGGGAGCGGGTCGAGCCGGACGGCCCGACGGCGGTCGGGGTCGGCGAGGGCCGCAGCCGGATCATCGGCACGTTCGTGCCGGAGGACCGGGGCGGTCCTGCCGCCGGGGCCGACGACGCCGAGGTGGCCGTCGAGGTCGTGGTGCGCACGGGCCGGTACGGCGTGCGCCCGCGCGACCCGCAGGCCGCCACGCGCACGGGGTTCACCGGTGTCCCCTCGTTCGACTACGACCCCGCCTGGGTGCTCGACGCCCCCGTGCGCTGGTACGACGAGCCGGAGTCCGTCGCGGTCGGCTCCGCCCAGCCCGGCCTGGTGCACCACGTCGAGGTGTTCGGCGAGGTCGACGTCGTGCACGACGGGCGGTCGGCGACCGTTTCGCTCACCGGCACCCTCACCTCGCCCACCATCGTCTTCAGCGACGAGGCCGATGGCGTCGCGTCCTGGCGGGCCGTGGTTGTCACGACGTCGGACCAGGCCGACGCCGACGCCGACGCCGACGCCGACGCCGACGCCGACGAGCGGGCGGACGAGGCTGCCCCCGCGACGTCGGACACGCTGCGGCTGGACCTGAACCGGGCGGTGAACCTGCCGCACGCCTTCACGGACTTCAGCACGAGCGCGGCGCCGCTGCGGGGCAACCACCTGCCGTTCGCGGTCACGGCGGGGGAGAAGGCGCCGCGATGA
- the pgl gene encoding 6-phosphogluconolactonase, whose translation MSGSETGPGPAAGPGSGVRLVVVHPDKEVLAQAAAARLLTRILDVQSVRSPVHVVLTGGTVGIASLAAVAASPLVPAVDWSGVHLWWGDERFLPDGDPDRNETQARQALLDDLVVNHGLPAANVHPMPGPTSVATPEEGAAVYAAQLAEHAPAGAATPVPAFDVLLLGMGPDGHVASLFPGHDGLAAQGTTAGVHGSPKPPPERVSLTFDAIRSAREVWIVAAGAEKAGQVAAALAGEPVTKVPAAGAVGQARTLWLLDAEAAGAKK comes from the coding sequence ATGTCCGGCTCGGAGACGGGGCCCGGCCCGGCGGCCGGCCCCGGGTCCGGGGTGCGGCTCGTCGTCGTGCACCCCGACAAGGAGGTGCTGGCGCAGGCAGCGGCCGCGCGGCTGCTGACGCGCATCCTGGACGTGCAGTCGGTCCGCTCCCCCGTGCACGTTGTGCTCACCGGTGGCACGGTCGGCATCGCGTCGCTGGCGGCCGTGGCCGCCAGCCCGCTCGTGCCGGCCGTCGACTGGTCGGGGGTCCACCTCTGGTGGGGCGACGAGCGGTTCCTGCCGGACGGCGACCCGGACCGCAACGAGACGCAGGCCCGTCAGGCCCTGCTCGACGACCTGGTCGTCAACCACGGGCTCCCGGCGGCCAACGTCCACCCCATGCCGGGCCCGACGTCGGTCGCGACTCCCGAGGAGGGCGCCGCGGTCTACGCGGCGCAGCTCGCGGAGCACGCACCGGCCGGCGCGGCGACCCCCGTGCCGGCGTTCGACGTCCTGCTGCTCGGCATGGGGCCCGACGGGCACGTCGCGTCCCTGTTCCCCGGCCACGACGGCCTGGCCGCCCAGGGCACGACGGCGGGCGTGCACGGCTCGCCCAAGCCGCCGCCCGAGCGGGTCTCGCTCACGTTCGACGCGATCCGGTCCGCCCGCGAGGTGTGGATCGTTGCGGCGGGGGCCGAGAAGGCCGGGCAGGTGGCCGCCGCGCTGGCGGGCGAGCCGGTGACGAAGGTGCCCGCCGCGGGCGCCGTCGGGCAGGCACGGACCCTGTGGCTGCTGGACGCGGAAGCGGCCGGCGCCAAGAAGTGA
- the gap gene encoding type I glyceraldehyde-3-phosphate dehydrogenase, producing the protein MTIRVGINGFGRIGRNFYRALVESGADIEVVGVNDLTDNKTLAHLLKYDTTLGRFGKSVDFDDENIIVDGKKIRALAERNPADLPWGELGADIVIESTGFFTDATKAKAHIDAGAKKVIISAPAKNEDATFVMGVNNELYDPAAHHIISNASCTTNCLAPLAKALNDSIGIERGLMTTIHAYTGDQNLQDGPHSDLRRARAAAQNIVPTTTGAAKAVALVLPELKGKLDGYALRVPVITGSATDLTFEASREVTIDEVNAAVKAAAEGPLKGVLEYVEDEIVSSDIVTNPHQSIYDSKLTKVIGNQVKVVAWYDNEWGYSNSLVNLTVFVGEKL; encoded by the coding sequence GTGACCATCCGCGTCGGCATCAACGGCTTCGGCCGTATCGGCAGGAACTTCTACCGGGCTCTCGTCGAGTCGGGTGCAGACATCGAGGTTGTCGGGGTCAACGACCTGACCGACAACAAGACGCTCGCGCACCTGCTCAAGTACGACACGACGCTCGGCCGCTTCGGCAAGTCCGTCGACTTCGACGACGAGAACATCATCGTGGACGGCAAGAAGATCCGCGCCCTCGCCGAGCGCAACCCCGCAGACCTTCCCTGGGGCGAGCTGGGTGCGGACATCGTCATCGAGTCCACGGGCTTCTTCACGGACGCCACCAAGGCGAAGGCGCACATCGACGCCGGCGCCAAGAAGGTCATCATCTCGGCCCCGGCCAAGAACGAGGACGCCACCTTCGTCATGGGCGTCAACAACGAGCTGTACGACCCGGCGGCGCACCACATCATCTCGAACGCGTCGTGCACCACGAACTGCCTCGCCCCGCTGGCGAAGGCGCTGAACGACTCGATCGGCATCGAGCGTGGCCTCATGACCACGATCCACGCCTACACGGGTGACCAGAACCTGCAGGACGGCCCGCACAGCGACCTGCGTCGCGCCCGTGCAGCCGCGCAGAACATCGTCCCGACCACGACGGGTGCGGCCAAGGCCGTCGCCCTGGTGCTGCCGGAGCTCAAGGGCAAGCTGGACGGCTACGCCCTGCGCGTGCCGGTCATCACCGGCTCGGCCACGGACCTGACCTTCGAGGCCTCGCGCGAGGTCACGATCGACGAGGTCAACGCCGCCGTCAAGGCTGCCGCCGAGGGCCCGCTCAAGGGTGTCCTGGAGTACGTCGAGGACGAGATCGTCTCCTCGGACATCGTGACCAACCCGCACCAGAGCATCTACGACTCGAAGCTCACCAAGGTGATCGGCAACCAGGTCAAGGTCGTCGCCTGGTACGACAACGAGTGGGGCTACTCGAACAGCCTCGTCAACCTCACCGTGTTCGTCGGCGAGAAGCTCTGA
- the opcA gene encoding glucose-6-phosphate dehydrogenase assembly protein OpcA, which translates to MIIDMPDTTTNLINKRLVRLRDEGGAVALGRVLTLVVLADERDVEESVEAANDASREHPCRVIVVAPAASGSNARLDAQIRVGGDAGASEVVVLRAFGPLLERTDTLVMPLLLPDAPIVAWWPREAPEVPSQDPVGAMAARRIIDSTIAKNPAEMLENLAGTYAPGDTDLAWARVTLWRGLIAAAVEQPPYEPVLSVSVEGQKRHTSLDLLAAWLGTRLNCPAEVVRTDSDDAITRVTLERKSGPIVLDRPDGRTVTITQPGKPARRIALPIRALNEALIEELRRLDPDEIFEETLIRGLKHITTRTAA; encoded by the coding sequence ATGATCATCGACATGCCGGACACCACTACCAACCTGATCAACAAGCGGCTGGTGCGCCTGCGCGACGAGGGCGGCGCGGTAGCCCTCGGTCGGGTCCTCACTCTCGTGGTCCTGGCCGACGAGCGGGACGTGGAGGAGTCCGTCGAGGCCGCGAACGACGCGAGCCGCGAGCACCCGTGCCGGGTCATCGTCGTCGCCCCGGCGGCGAGCGGTTCCAACGCCCGCCTCGACGCCCAGATCCGGGTGGGCGGTGACGCCGGCGCCTCGGAGGTGGTGGTGCTGCGCGCCTTCGGTCCGCTCCTGGAGCGCACGGACACCCTCGTGATGCCGCTCCTGCTGCCCGACGCGCCGATCGTGGCCTGGTGGCCGCGGGAGGCGCCTGAGGTGCCGTCGCAGGACCCGGTGGGCGCCATGGCGGCCCGCCGGATCATCGACAGCACCATCGCCAAGAACCCGGCGGAGATGCTGGAGAACCTAGCCGGGACGTACGCCCCCGGGGACACCGACCTCGCATGGGCCCGGGTCACCCTGTGGCGGGGGCTCATCGCGGCCGCCGTCGAGCAGCCGCCGTACGAGCCCGTGCTCTCCGTGTCGGTCGAGGGGCAGAAGCGGCACACGTCGCTCGACCTGCTCGCGGCCTGGCTCGGCACCCGGCTGAACTGCCCCGCCGAGGTGGTCCGCACGGACAGCGACGACGCGATCACCCGCGTGACCCTGGAGCGCAAGAGCGGGCCGATCGTGCTCGACCGCCCCGACGGCCGCACAGTCACCATCACGCAGCCGGGCAAGCCCGCACGCCGGATCGCCCTGCCGATCCGTGCGCTCAACGAGGCCCTGATCGAGGAGCTGCGCCGGCTCGACCCGGACGAGATCTTCGAGGAGACCCTCATCCGGGGCCTCAAGCACATCACCACGCGGACAGCGGCCTGA
- a CDS encoding LLM class flavin-dependent oxidoreductase, whose product MRFQVLDIAFNPPHPVTGETVAPADRLNRIVDTAVLAEELGFDSFAVGERHAGAVLSSAPTVLLGAIAARTSRILLSTGVTVLSLHDPIRLAEDLATVDQLSRGRLEIVIGKGNEDLQYPLLGLDITKQYEYLRENYELLRLLLASEDVTWEGRHRPRLEHATTLPRPFAGPFRIWHGSATSQFAVDLAAEHGDPIVTANALQPRENYGVLIDRYREQYAAAGHDPAYGFVGAGSGGLFLADTTEEAVEQYRPIYEGQVRQQDARKYAPGAVGKVTSFRTIEDAVERGPALVGSPERVAKKILDYHSSFGHVLQSVSVNHLLAPAQQEDVLRRFAAEVIPQVRAEVHTDLWGPLDGRRAAGFTAVDPAAIPY is encoded by the coding sequence GTGCGCTTCCAGGTCCTGGACATCGCGTTCAACCCGCCCCATCCCGTCACGGGCGAGACGGTGGCCCCCGCCGACCGGCTGAACCGGATCGTGGACACGGCGGTGCTCGCCGAGGAGCTCGGGTTCGACTCCTTCGCGGTGGGGGAGCGGCACGCGGGCGCGGTGCTGTCGTCGGCCCCGACCGTGCTGCTGGGCGCCATCGCGGCCCGCACGTCCCGGATCCTGCTCTCCACCGGCGTCACGGTGCTGTCCCTGCACGACCCGATCCGGCTCGCGGAGGACCTCGCGACGGTCGACCAGCTCAGCCGCGGCCGCCTGGAGATCGTGATCGGCAAGGGCAACGAGGACCTGCAGTACCCGCTGCTTGGGCTGGACATCACCAAGCAGTACGAATACCTGCGGGAGAACTACGAGCTCCTCCGACTCCTGCTGGCCAGCGAGGACGTCACGTGGGAGGGCAGGCACCGGCCCAGGCTGGAGCACGCGACCACGCTGCCACGCCCGTTCGCGGGCCCGTTCCGCATCTGGCACGGCTCGGCGACGTCGCAGTTCGCCGTCGACCTCGCGGCCGAGCACGGGGACCCGATAGTCACCGCCAACGCGCTGCAGCCCCGCGAGAACTACGGTGTGCTCATCGACCGGTACCGCGAGCAGTACGCGGCTGCCGGGCACGACCCGGCCTACGGGTTCGTGGGCGCCGGGTCGGGCGGCCTGTTCCTCGCCGACACCACTGAGGAAGCCGTAGAGCAGTACCGGCCCATCTACGAGGGCCAGGTGCGCCAGCAGGACGCGCGCAAGTACGCCCCGGGCGCCGTCGGCAAGGTGACCAGCTTCCGGACCATCGAGGACGCCGTCGAGCGCGGGCCGGCGCTGGTGGGCTCGCCCGAGCGGGTGGCCAAGAAGATCCTCGACTACCACTCCTCCTTCGGGCACGTGCTGCAGTCGGTCTCCGTGAACCACCTGCTCGCCCCGGCGCAGCAGGAGGACGTGCTGCGCCGGTTCGCGGCCGAGGTGATCCCGCAGGTGCGGGCCGAGGTCCACACCGACCTGTGGGGTCCGCTCGACGGGCGGCGGGCCGCCGGCTTCACCGCCGTCGACCCGGCGGCGATACCCTACTGA